In one Polaribacter sp. ALD11 genomic region, the following are encoded:
- a CDS encoding c-type cytochrome, translating to MKSVALHSRLTSVLLKSLTLLLFFAFSISSYSQDVDEIRQKEGKKLFKSLCASCHKLDKKLVGPALGGVEERRENSWLKSWIKNNAEFQKVDADAAEAAQYSATAMNAFPQLTDKNIDDVLYYTTVGEIKKAPAAGEVVVGGQVLEKSGAPDWLIYLLAAAIVVAFLMIASLLKQVSELKGNKKPNVQSNLRRDLQELWVGVKNNTFLKVLGTIFLLLVGAYLLFGTLFTVGVDQGYQPIQPIAFSHKIHAGDNKIDCQYCHSSAKHSKHSGIPSVNVCMNCHKAISEVAEGTEIEWNGQTYGKAQLDQEIAKVYDAAGWDPDELVYTGEEKPVKWIRIHNLPDFAYYNHSQHVTVAGVKCQKCHGPVEEMDEMYQYSPLTMGWCIDCHRETNVDLKGNEYYAKIHDQLAKKYGVEKVTISQLGGLECGKCHY from the coding sequence ATGAAAAGTGTAGCATTGCATAGTAGACTAACCTCTGTACTTCTAAAAAGTCTTACATTACTTTTATTTTTTGCGTTTAGCATTTCTTCTTATTCTCAAGATGTAGATGAAATTCGCCAAAAAGAAGGAAAAAAACTATTTAAATCTTTATGTGCTTCATGTCACAAGTTAGATAAGAAATTGGTTGGGCCAGCCTTGGGAGGCGTAGAAGAGCGTAGAGAGAATTCTTGGTTAAAATCTTGGATAAAAAATAACGCCGAATTTCAAAAGGTAGATGCAGATGCGGCGGAAGCTGCACAGTATAGCGCAACAGCTATGAATGCATTTCCGCAACTAACAGATAAAAATATAGATGATGTTTTGTATTATACAACTGTTGGTGAAATTAAAAAAGCTCCAGCAGCTGGTGAGGTTGTTGTTGGTGGTCAAGTGTTAGAGAAAAGTGGCGCTCCAGATTGGTTAATTTATTTATTAGCTGCAGCTATTGTAGTTGCTTTTTTAATGATTGCTAGCTTGTTGAAACAAGTAAGTGAGTTGAAGGGTAATAAGAAGCCAAATGTTCAATCAAACTTAAGAAGAGATCTTCAGGAGTTATGGGTAGGTGTAAAGAACAACACTTTCTTAAAAGTTTTAGGGACAATATTTTTATTGTTAGTTGGTGCTTATCTACTTTTTGGAACTTTGTTTACTGTAGGTGTGGATCAAGGTTATCAACCGATTCAGCCAATCGCATTCTCGCACAAAATTCACGCTGGAGATAATAAAATCGATTGTCAATATTGTCATTCTTCAGCAAAACATAGTAAGCACTCTGGTATACCTTCAGTAAATGTTTGTATGAATTGTCATAAAGCAATTTCAGAAGTAGCGGAAGGAACAGAGATTGAATGGAACGGTCAAACGTATGGTAAGGCACAATTAGATCAAGAGATAGCTAAAGTGTATGATGCTGCAGGTTGGGATCCAGACGAATTAGTTTATACAGGTGAAGAGAAACCAGTAAAATGGATTCGTATTCATAATTTACCAGATTTTGCATATTACAATCACTCTCAACACGTAACTGTTGCAGGTGTTAAATGTCAGAAATGTCATGGCCCTGTTGAAGAAATGGATGAGATGTATCAATATTCTCCACTAACAATGGGTTGGTGTATCGATTGTCATAGGGAAACAAATGTAGATTTAAAAGGTAATGAGTATTATGCTAAAATCCACGATCAATTAGCTAAGAAGTACGGAGTAGAAAAAGTTACTATTTCTCAGTTAGGTGGTTTGGAGTGTGGTAAATGTCATTACTAG
- a CDS encoding SPOR domain-containing protein — protein sequence MKNTLFLRIFLFCLFTSIGTLKAQNTTNKSEKVENILEKKRNYNKSNGFGYNIQIYYGNETTAKSKNAKFKILYPRVNTKLVYNNPEWKVQVGNYKTKLEADRANLLFKKEFSGTIVIPMEKQ from the coding sequence ATGAAAAATACATTGTTTTTAAGGATATTTTTGTTCTGTTTATTCACAAGTATTGGGACTTTAAAAGCTCAAAACACAACAAACAAGAGTGAAAAGGTGGAAAATATACTAGAGAAAAAGAGAAATTACAACAAATCTAATGGCTTTGGATACAACATTCAAATCTATTATGGTAATGAAACAACTGCTAAAAGTAAGAACGCTAAGTTTAAGATATTATACCCTAGAGTTAATACTAAATTAGTTTACAATAATCCTGAATGGAAAGTACAAGTTGGAAATTATAAAACTAAGCTTGAAGCTGATAGAGCCAATTTACTATTTAAAAAAGAGTTCTCTGGAACTATTGTAATTCCCATGGAAAAACAGTAA
- a CDS encoding Crp/Fnr family transcriptional regulator — protein sequence MKSQFKKNITRYVEFNDVEIDEIFSKLTQKTFSKKDYLLKERQVCKSNYFIISGLVRSFYVDDKGSEKITQFALENWWVTNMESYIKKIPSYVSIQAIEKTTVLIFEKEELDKLFITIPKLERYFRIIIENMLIAIQRRNDIYLQMKSKDRYDDLISNFPAFAQRVPQYMIASYLEITPEYLSELRRK from the coding sequence GTGAAAAGTCAATTTAAAAAAAATATAACTAGATATGTTGAATTTAATGATGTAGAAATAGACGAAATATTTTCAAAATTAACTCAAAAAACTTTTAGTAAAAAAGATTATCTACTCAAGGAAAGACAAGTCTGTAAAAGTAATTATTTTATCATATCAGGTTTAGTTCGTTCATTTTATGTTGACGATAAGGGAAGTGAAAAAATAACTCAATTTGCACTTGAAAACTGGTGGGTAACGAATATGGAGAGTTACATAAAAAAAATACCGTCATATGTATCTATCCAAGCAATTGAGAAAACAACAGTTCTTATTTTTGAAAAAGAAGAATTAGATAAACTCTTTATAACGATACCAAAGCTTGAAAGATATTTCAGAATAATTATCGAAAATATGTTAATTGCGATACAACGTAGGAATGACATATATCTACAAATGAAGAGTAAAGATAGATATGATGATTTGATAAGTAACTTCCCTGCTTTTGCTCAAAGAGTTCCACAGTACATGATTGCCTCATATTTAGAGATTACACCCGAATACTTAAGTGAATTGAGAAGAAAGTAA
- a CDS encoding carboxymuconolactone decarboxylase family protein — MERISYQEVPTEIFEKLRAIEDYLHSSTLGMPLLELLRLRVAQINGCAYCVDMHYKELKHANETELRMASLCLWKETSYFSDKERAVLQLAEKLTKLNSEPITESIYKSLFEFFSKSEVCNLALAIAQINTWTRLMITFQFTPGNYKVSR, encoded by the coding sequence ATGGAACGAATATCGTATCAAGAAGTACCTACAGAAATATTTGAAAAATTAAGAGCAATTGAAGATTACTTGCACAGTTCAACTTTAGGAATGCCATTACTTGAGTTATTAAGGTTAAGAGTTGCACAAATAAATGGTTGCGCATATTGTGTAGATATGCACTACAAAGAACTAAAACATGCAAATGAAACAGAATTACGAATGGCTTCTTTATGTCTTTGGAAAGAAACATCCTATTTTTCAGATAAGGAAAGAGCAGTTTTACAGTTAGCAGAAAAACTAACTAAACTTAATAGCGAACCTATTACGGAAAGCATTTATAAATCACTTTTTGAATTCTTTTCAAAGTCTGAAGTTTGCAACTTAGCACTAGCAATTGCCCAAATAAACACTTGGACAAGGTTGATGATAACTTTTCAATTTACACCAGGAAACTATAAAGTAAGCAGATAA